In Argiope bruennichi chromosome X1, qqArgBrue1.1, whole genome shotgun sequence, the genomic stretch tctagaatacgacatctttgaattatttgcgttcattgcacttacgatagtttcgaaaattcgtaatttttctttaaactcagaataacattttgcaccgtaaagaataattttatcagaaggggaaccctgtatcccatttattgtgtattgaataacagaacattcatcaataagggtttcagactgattcgcaatttcacgcatggcaataaaatattgcataaaagtttcattcgagcgcatgttacgtctttctagttgtttatgtatttcaatagaagttactttatcggaaaattcattaattaatgcacttttaaaagcatgataggaatttagatttctttgagagaataaaaaagatttagctgcgccggaaactaacctctttacaaagattaatttttgttgttcgcttaaagaaggaaaaagcgaaaaattctcttcaacatcgcaaaaaaaacttttaatcgaataggaatcattgcctgtgaagtttctacaactaccacagagatcgcgtaataaaaaacaaaactgaaggtttatttcattcatcgtttggttattcgagggatcattttcgagtgattcccttttggcgccagtaattaatgcctgaccgttatttattaatgtttcgtctgaagttacggggatggggaaggaagaattattacccgtattactcatagagctgttattaCTAGATGAACTTTCGGTTTTAGAAACtttttgaggagacaaaggtttttcttctgtttccgataaaaaacaagtatctagcgagttctgaaattcatttaaatttgttagggctttaaaaatattttcacacaaatcaTCTTTGTTACTTTCGTTtacttctaaatgtaataaatcagaaacggagataaaatcagataaagaaaaattattcaacaactcttgtttatgtttttctacatctaaattttcaaatctttcaaaatttctcattctttttcgagaagaatggtcaaaattactgtaacctaacacagagttaagcaattttactgaattagtttttgcatatttaagggagttagcgattaattgaatatcgcctagttttaaagacattgtaatgaattaaaacagaactaatgcacattcactcgggattaaaatttaaagggagaatgaaataaagtaacgtactataaattacaaatttgggaaaaaattgctcctacctggttgggagcagtcgaattattcactcttaaatgttccttttttttaaagcagccagtatatgtcagcacagttgcgcaagaacacgaagtaattgaacctttaacgttttcacttgaatcatatccatcaaaaacgtgcactaacgtccattcaccagtccagtaaaatatccacggcaaaaatccactcttatcaaaatttttagcatcaatttaacgtcttaaattgtacaaacgtccacagctttttcaacaatttggcgggatttgctaggggtattcacgagaaaggctgagcccccaaaaatgtgggaaaaggcaacgaccagcattaatatgtgagatatatttattaagattaaaggagaaaagataaaacattactacatagaacataaaagatacatgagcgtgagctgcacgtcttgcagtctcactgcccaactctcgtctgccaataatggcgggaaagaatcacgtgattaatgacgtgacgcaacatggcgccatacaggatacgggatctgccAGCACTTCCCACAATTTCGTTCCACGGCGAACCTACGTTACTAGATTCTACAGCACTCGCGATTTTCATCTATTCTATCTCATACTCTCGCTTTTCTTTCAGAGCGCGAGCTTCTCGTTATAATGTTAATAACTTTAATTCAGCTTTAATTCTGTGCTTTTAATTCAGCGAATGCCGTGTCGCATTGTTGAATGCCGACCTCTAAGTTACTCCGAGCAACTCCTCTTCAAAATCTGAGGATTCCTGAATACTTTTTACAAATGTCTACTACTATCGGTAAATctaatttcattcttcatttcaTAGGCTAACGCCATTAAAAAATTTACCTTATGGTTTCTAGCCAATAAATCTGTAATTCAAACTACGCAATAAACTTGAaactgatttcaaaaatgcaaaaatactcaataaaaaatcagtaaattagaaaataactttttacttaAATTGCACTGATgccaaattctaaaataaataaatttctatttgaatgCTTAACATATAAGCATCAAACAGATGCAATAAATACCATTGATATTTTTAGCCTCacgaactttgaaatttttatacagagaaatatattattctaaaatttatgcaaggtaaatagaattctttaactcaattattttcaaaattatgtctgTTTATAGAAATACTTCAAGTGTTTAAGCTTAAATCCAATTTAATTTGGCacacattcaaaatttcaaaatgtatactcaatattatgcaaaaatacacctccagagaaagaaaaattaaacttactGTAGCATAATACTGCAAATGATTTTTGCGCAATCTGGAGAGTTTCATGTTTAAAGTGCATATTTACGCACACAAACACCTCTGAACGCACACATTTTCGAAGCTTGTACTTCCactagcatttaaattaaaacgtTGTTGCATCCCACTTTATCTGGATGTCGGATACTAGATATCGAGGGCATAAAATTGAGCTGCGTCTAGATTAAGCTCATCTGGAGAAAATTCAAAGTCACTTTTGGATGAAGATAAAACAGTGTTCTAAATTCAAGGGTCAAGGTGTTCCTTTGATGAGTcgagttaaaattcaattttctgaatGCAGGACAGATAATGGATACTCGTCCTTTCCTCTGCCACCAATTATAAATACGATAATACTGTAATGTCAAGACCAAGTTCGCCGTGATTCGTGATTGAGCAATTTTAAATGAgcttcaacaaaattttttcttttaggaTATTTATTTACAGCCAACCATATTCAAtaagaatatatgaataatttaaatcctgACTATTGACTTATTTACTatacacacatttttaaaaaaaagtctccaAAGAGGAGAATGCATATCTGTagagttcaaaaatttgttgGCCACAGGACCAGATGATGCCTTTCAAGCTTTGCcagaattcttttttatctatGTACATCAATGATTATTTCTGACTTCAATAAACACGGACTGATCTTCTTTCTCTGATGAGAATACTTCACACTTCACAAATCTCAAAGAGAGAAATGCAACCTTCAAAGACCATTGGTTAATCTTACTTCTCAGATGCAATAACTTCATAAGATTAAATGCAAGGTAAATAAGGTTAGATGTCAATCAGGaactaactttttttcttattattaaagacGCAACTAAATGGCTGTTGCGAGATGTACTTACATAGATATAAAATGCTGTTAAGTATATAGCAGGGCTCatagttcattttaaatattattacatattctcttttaaaaatttaatgaataaaactttaaataataaaaaagcatttaaaataaagaaagaataaaaaatagttatattttagtCTTTCTGGCGTGGGAATCTCATGTGCAGAAATGGGTTGTTATCGCATTAGGAGACAAAGCATTTTGGTAGGAATTTACAACAAAACTGGAAGGAGAAGAATCATTAGGATAGTTAAATTGTTGCAAGGGAGTCTTAGCAGGATTCTGAGTAGAACAGGCTTTGGCAGGATGAACAACACATTCACAATCGGGGGCGGGGAATCAGCTTTGGTACTGTGGATAACTTCTGAATTTCGCCATCAGATGTAGAGACAAAATAAGAGTGGAGAGCAGCTAATGTAGAAAAAACATCAACAGGAATCCAGTTTTGACGAGCTGTTAATAGTTTAATGACGTCaagtttttacaaataatgaagaatttttgtttgaaaagatCTTGTAACTCGATTGTTATTTTTCGTAAAGATCAAGTTGATGACATTCTAGATACGCGTTGGGATGAGTGTAGAGAAATTAAGGTACGAGTAGAACGTCCAAAAAGTCGTTGAAATGGAAAAGGTAATTCTTTACGTGGAGTATTTAGCCAATTGAGAAGAGCCATTCTGAGATCAGTTCTTTAGATCTTATAtcgttttaaaatcaatttgactATTTGTACGTAGCGTCCAGCTAATCCATTTGATTTAagataaggggggggggggggggcttgacGCTTGATTTTCCACTCGCGTACAAATTTATGAAAAGCTTGTGATCTATACTGTGGATCGTTATCCGACTACAAGATATCTGGTATTCCATGGGAAgagaatttgtttatatttgcacattgccattcgacaataactaataagagcgatttctgagCCAAATGCGTTAgcgttatataatattatatatataacgctaccgtacagttttaaacataattctgCTCTGAAGTTCAGTGAGATTATGTTCAGAAGTAGTTTGCTTAACTATTCAATACAAAATACGTtacagcaattaaattattattggcTCTGTGAGTTTCTCAAACTGAACAGAGCTGTAACTCCAGGATACAATTCATTTTCAAGTGCAATGCTATGTTATTGTCCGTTTTCAGCAAGACgaatttacaacaaaatatgtTCATTCCAGCttcaaaaataggaaaaatatcagattaataattcattattcgaTCCATGTCACCTTTCATCACAGCCAAGAACTTGCTGCTGATAATTTTTACACTAagtcacttttattattaatggtaTTTATATCTgattcagtgaaatatttatagcaattttaaacattgttatatTACCACAACCTAGCTATTTCAACACACTAATCGCTATTTTGCTGATTCATAGTTTTTCGTGAATTGAAATACAACTTTCTGAGCTTATTTATACTAAACTTGATTTTACATtaagttattttatcaaatactacTTCCATGATTCGTTTAAATTGTGGTGATTCATCTgctttttgcttattattaataataataaaaaaactttaattttgagaaataagagCAAAGAAAGTCaccttttcttaaatttgattaatttattaaacagttTTGCTTGCCTTGGTAATGATGCACAGGGCACTTGCCCTGCCTGCACCACCTCAGCTATGCCATAGCGTAAATAGATTACTATACGGATGTCATTCAAGTGACAGAAGGAAGTCATATAGGGCAATTATTGTctatacaaacaaaattttaagctttcttctgtattaaattaaaattttctctccaTCGTTTACAAGGAAAAAGAACTATTTGAAATTAGTGTAACTGTCTTGAATTACTACAAACATAGAATTAGTGTCTTAATACTTCAacaataaattaagattaatagAAGTCTggtttagtttaatattttttcatgttttaaagcCACATGAAGTCAATTTGAATATGAACCTTACAATTTTGATGCATAATAGAATTTGTGGTTAGAATAATTAAGAAACGTTTATTTACATAGCATTGATCGATTAATAACATCAGAATATTAGGATTCACTGTTATTAAAAATACTCCTTTAAATTTGTTCcttttgatgttttattattgGGAGAATGTATGATAATGTATAGTAGCAATACTTTTGTTAAATGAAAAGGAAGAATTTGCAGGCAAGAAATTTCCGTCGTAACTGCATCAAATGACACTCAGGGCAGATACCCTGAGCTACACCccctttcaaaaaatataattcgcATAATACTCGCCCCCCCCTCCTTTTTGATGAAACTTGAACTATTTTTggatttgtataatttatattcttcaaactTATTAAGTTAGTGATTTAGCTTCttacatttaaaagttataaaaaatagcaaaatgatttttttaaatatatgagttttgattatatattatttggaacAAGCACGGAATTACAATAATCGAGCATtacatagataattaaaaaatacatatttaatctaCATTGCaattgaataacaaattaaataccGCAAATGCTTTCattcagaaattaagaaaataaccaTCTTCTAAAATACAtgtatctagaaaataaaaaagtcgTAAAGACCACTGTCGGCGGTGCCGAGCTTTTTTacttctcatcagaaaaattaataaggcagaGACTAcccttttagtaagtaaatgtaaacgaaaataattggtatggcaccaaatttaaattttttgacaacatttaattgacgtaggaagAAACATAACACacaagaacactattacaaaatttagtacgtgaACCTCATAGAGCTCCGAAAATCCATCTTTTCTCTTCTCTCGGCACCGTCTTTCCCGCGGTACTACTTCTCcacactcttcccttcagttcgttttctggttctaatcatccgcagcgccctcacacgcCGCCACTAAGAGAAAAACTGGTCTTCAAACGGCAAAAGCTTTTCTCTGATTCCTTTGGACAAAGTTAATaacatataaggaaaaataactaaacgaaataagaacatctcatccacatattgaaataacaatgaaagctccgaatatatatatatgaaaaataattaaacgaaatatgaacatagcatacatatattaaataaaaatgaatacatatattgagaataattaaacacaataagaatatagcgtacatatgttgaaataaaaactgaacaaaacatacattaacacaatggatattgagaactaattttaacaagaaaaagaactaaTGTTTAGTTTGTAGACGAGATAAAGCATCAGCGTCTTTGTTTAAGATTCCAGGACGATGAGTAATTTTGTAACTCCATCGTTGCAAAGCCAATGCCCACCTAGTTAATTTAGGGCGTTTTGgagttttttcaattaagtattttaatggattatgatcagttacgatttctaccgtagttccatgcaaccatttatcaaattttttaaatacaaacaaaatggcATAAGCTTCCTTTTTAATGGTTgaccaatttttttgagttttgttaaatttttggcttACAAATGCGATGGGTTTATAATTTCCCTTTCCATCTTTTTGGGTTAGACAACAACCAACTGCATAGTCAGAAGCGTCTGAGTGAATTTCGAAAGGTTTACCAAAATCAGGGGCATTTAACGCTGTCGCCTCACATAAAGCTTTCTTTAATCTAAAAAACGATTCTTCTTCGCCTTTTCCCCTATTTACATCTCCTGATTTTTTCCCTTTGGTGAGTTCAGTTAGAGGAGTTGCAATTTCCGcataattaggaatatatgaTCGATAAAAACCCATTAGTCCTAACACAGATCTTACTTCCTTTTTGGTCTTTGGCCTTTCTAGTCGTTTTATTGCCGCAATTTTTTCCTCGTCTGGTGCATGCTTACCTCCTCCTATCTTATGGCCTAAATATTGTAGTTCTCGGGCCgcgaaagtgcattttttaaattttacagaaaaccctgtcttttctaattcctgcaatacctttctcagatgaattaaatgttcGCTCCATGTTTTGGAGTACACTATTATATCGTCAATCTAAGCTTGAGCATAACTAGAATGGTTTCGAAGaacactattcattatttttggaaTGTACCCGATGCTCCCGATAGACCAAAAGGCATAACCTTCCACTGATATACTCCGTTATGAGTggaaaaagctgttaaaattttgttctcatcattcattttaatttggtaatatcccTTTAGCAAATCTAGACAAGATAACCATTGAGCCATCCCCGcagtaaaaactaattcttgtgtATCTTTCATGGGGTAATAAGGAACTTTTGTTACAGCATTAAGGGCTCTAATGTCAATACGCATTCGAATGGATGCGTCCTTCTTTGCCACACATACTATAGGATATGTAATGTCTGCATTCGAAGGTTCAATCAAGTGTAAGTCCAACAGTTCTTTCACTTGTCTGTCCACCTCTGCTCTATAAGACATTGGAACACTGTAGGAATGCGGTTTCCGTCTAGTAATATTGGGCAAAAGTTCAATCACGTGCTCCAGGATTGCAACTGGTTGCACTGGTCTTTTGAATAagggttcaaattcttttaataatgtctcCAATTCTGCTTGCTGCGTAGTTGATAAGTCAGGCGAGGCTACGGATTTTACTTCCTGCCAAAAGGAGTCTTCTTTCAATGGAGTATTTTCGATGTCACCAAATTCTTCTTCCCCTTCAAATATGACGTTCACACTTCCGGAGCTAGcaataaattctctcattttattttgatgcacatgCCTCAGACTACCATCAGGCATCTtcactaaaaatgaatgttcattcttTCGTGATTCGATGGTACATGGACCTTGCCATCTAGCTAAACGCTTGTTTCTAGAATCAGGTAATAGAACAATTACCTTGTCTCCTGGATTAAAGACTTTCTTCATAGATCTCAAATTGTAATAACGAGCCATTCTTTCTTGCTGtactgttgaaatcaattttgctttctcaGCTGCGTCTTCTAGCTGCTTCTTAAGCTTTTCCATGTAAAGAGGTACTGGAGTAGTATCCAACTTCAAACCCTCTTCATCTGCCACCCAAGTGTTCCTCAGAATAGATAAGGGTCCTTCTGGTTTTCGTCCATATAAGAACTGAAAAGGTGCTACGCCGGTCGTGCTGTTGGGGACTTCTCGATAGGCCCACAAAATGAATGGTATTTTTGTATGCCATGTACGTGGCTCTTCCAAAATGACATGATGTAGCATGTGCTTTAACGTCTGATTAAATATTTCTACCAGCCCATTCGACTCTGGATGCAATGGTGTCGAAAATCTTGGATTGAatcccattcttttttcaaactcttgtgTCAAACTAGCATTGAAATTAGTCCCATTGTCTGATGCTATTATATTAGGCACACTTGTCCGCATGAAGATGGTTAACAGTGCTTCACATGTAGCTTTGGCAGTTAAACTGGTCAGTGGTACTGCCTCAGCCCATCTAGTGTGTTGATCAACTAGACATAATATAAATCTGTGACCTTTTGCACTCGGCGGATCTATAGGTCCAATGATGTCGATGTTTACAACTTGGAACGGCAATTCTGGTCTTGCCACATTCGTAATTGGTACTCTGTCCTTTTGATTTATTCGCCTTGTCAACTGACACTCTTTGCACTGTTGACAAAAAGCTCTGACATCTTTGGATATTACATGCCGGTAAAAAGAATACCTTattctttcagcagtttttcttgcGCCCATGTGACCTCCAAATACCGAacagtgagctaaatttagaacttCAAGTCTACGCTTCTTAGGCAAAACTAGCTGAGCAACGGACTcccctaaaactttttctttgtgaaacaaaaatttattatggaaataatatcctccggacttttcatttgcacattttctagcatattccAAATCTGGACAATCCActttatctttaagaaattcgtcCGACCTTGATAGTTCTTtagcattcttttctgaattttccacaGATAATGCCCTTATTTCTTCACTTCCCAAGACTGGGTTGTCATCACTTGTTTCATCGACGATTTCTCTATCTTTAATTGTCTTCGGTTCCGAGTTCTTTTCGGAAAtatcaacgaaataattttcttgaacaccCTGCAACTTGTCCCTTATTTCTGGGGGCAACAGTACATCATCCACCAGAGTAGGAGCAACTGCACACAGCACTTCTTGGTGAATCTTGTTCCCGTCTTTGCCAACGATGACACCCATTGGAATATTGACAAGAGAACATTTCTCTGCTTTACCAAAAATGcctattatataaattgaagcctTATCTTCAACAGGAAAATCAGTCAGTATATCTCTTCTGACTACAGTTATTTCAGTGCCAGAAGCAATTAAAGCTGATGCAGGCTTTCCATTCACACTTATACGTATCTTTTCTAGATTACAAAGACCTTTATCAAGAGAAGGTCGTCTGTGAGACATCACTTTAGTCACTACTGCCGTTTCCTTAGTTACCGGTTCTGGGTCCACGACAGTTCTGCGAACATTTGCCTTTCTTCTACTATCTTGATATGAGTTCGTCTTTAAAAGTTTGGGACAGAACTTCTTTACGTGACCATCCACTCCACAGAAATAGCAGGTAAACTTAGGACGGTTTTTCGGTTCGTATCTATTCCGTGTGAAACCTTTATCTTGCTTCATCTGTTTAGGACTATTATTATAGTCTCTGTTATCACGGCTAAAGgcgttatttctaacatttacttGTTGATGTGCCTTGGAATTTGGATTCGACGGTCTCCGATAAGTTTTTCGAATACACTCGTACTCGTCTAGCTTGTCTGCTAAATCTGGGGGTTTGACTAATGTCCCCCATACGTCAACAAAATGGTCACGCACCTCTTCTGGAACTCTCTTCTTTACTTGATCCGTAATGATCAAATCTTTCAGTCCCTCCAAATTTGTGACATTCAAAGCACTTATCCAGCCTTGAAAGTTATTTgtaacttcataaatgaaatctttccaaCTTTTCTCTGGATTTCTTTGGTGCTGAACAAATTTCTGTCGAAAACCTTcagcattcaatttaaacttcttcatcaagatttccttcacatgttcaaaattaaaaaaaattcttcttctggaaTTCTTGCGATCAGTTCCACTATCTCTGCAGGCATAAGAGGTATTAAACATGACACCCAGTTTTCCTCATCAATTTTACACCTCTTGACTTGTCTCTCAAACAATGACATATATAAGACAATGTCACATTCTTTTTCGTCGAATTTTGGCATGAACTTGGAAATTTCAATCTGCGGATTGATATGAAATTGTCCACCACTAGCTGAACTAGCAATAGATGCAGCCATtcctgcttctattttttttcttttccaattcaaattccaTCTCTCGCTTTCTTGCGTCCATCTCCATCTG encodes the following:
- the LOC129959414 gene encoding uncharacterized protein LOC129959414, yielding MKKFKLNAEGFRQKFVQHQRNPEKSWKDFIYEVTNNFQGWISALNVTNLEGLKDLIITDQVKKRVPEEVRDHFVDVWGTLVKPPDLADKLDEYECIRKTYRRPSNPNSKAHQQVNVRNNAFSRDNRDYNNSPKQMKQDKGFTRNRYEPKNRPKFTCYFCGVDGHVKKFCPKLLKTNSYQDSRRKANVRRTVVDPEPVTKETAVVTKVMSHRRPSLDKGLCNLEKIRISVNGKPASALIASGTEITVVRRDILTDFPVEDKASIYIIGIFGKAEKCSLVNIPMGVIVGKDGNKIHQEVLCAVAPTLVDDVLLPPEIRDKLQGVQENYFVDISEKNSEPKTIKDREIVDETSDDNPVLGSEEIRALSVENSEKNAKELSRSDEFLKDKVDCPDLEYARKWESVAQLVLPKKRRLEVLNLAHCSVFGGHMGARKTAERIRYSFYRHVISKDVRAFCQQCKECQLTRRINQKDRVPITNVARPELPFQVVNIDIIGPIDPPSAKGHRFILCLVDQHTRWAEAVPLTSLTAKATCEALLTIFMRTSVPNIIASDNGTNFNASLTQEFEKRMGFNPRFSTPLHPESNGLVEIFNQTLKHMLHHVILEEPRTWHTKIPFILWAYREVPNSTTGVAPFQFLYGRKPEGPLSILRNTWVADEEGLKLDTTPVPLYMEKLKKQLEDAAEKAKLISTVQQERMARYYNLRSMKKVFNPGDKVIVLLPDSRNKRLARWQGPCTIESRKNEHSFLVKMPDGSLRHVHQNKMREFIASSGSVNVIFEGEEEFGDIENTPLKEDSFWQEVKSVASPDLSTTQQAELETLLKEFEPLFKRPVQPVAILEHVIELLPNITRRKPHSYSVPMSYRAEVDRQVKELLDLHLIEPSNADITYPIVCVAKKDASIRMRIDIRALNAVTKVPYYPMKDTQELVFTAGMAQCFVVNSYQNALSPNAITTHFCT